One Skermanella pratensis genomic window, TCTCCAGCAGCCCGACGATCAGCCCGCCGATCACGGCGCCCACGATGCTGTCCAGCCCTCCCAGGATGACCGCCGGGAAGACCTTGATGCCGAAGAAGGAGAGCGCCGACGACACGCCGTTGACCGTGCCGACCACCACGCCGGCCACCGCTGACACCATGGCGGAGATCGCCCAGCTCAGCGCGAAGACGTTGCGGACCGATATGCCCAGCGACTGCGCCACCTGCTGGTTGAACGCCGTCGCCCGCATGGCGAGGCCCATCTTGGAGAATTTGAAGAAGTACCCGAACCCCGCCATGATGATCACCGAGATGATCAGGCTCATCAGGTAGACCGTCTGCACCTGAAGCCCGAAGACGCTGACCGACTGGGTCTCGAAGATCGGCGGGAAGGGCTTGGCGAACACGCCGAACATCCACTTCATCAGCGCCTGGAAGAAGATCGACAGCCCGATGGTGACCATGATCACCGATATGATCGGCTCCCCGATCATCGGCCGCAGCACGACGATCTGCAGGATGACGCCGAACGCCATCATGAAGGCCAGCGTGATCAGGAAGCCCCAGACGAAGGGCATCTGGTAGGTGGTCAGCAGCCACCAGCAGGCCCAGGCGCCGATCAGCAGGAACTCGCCCTGGGCGAAGTTGACCACTTGGCTCGCCTTGTAGATCAGCACGAACGACATGGCCACGACGCCATACAGCGCGCCGACGATGATGCCATTGACGACGAGCTGGAACAGCAGGTCCCAGTTCATGGCGAGGTTTCCTCCCAAGCCGCGTTCTTGTTCTTGGAATCCCCGAACGGCGGTTGCGACACTATCGCCGCCCGCACGCCATCGAAGAACTCTATCGTATGGGGTATGGTCCGAGGTGCCGGCCGGGAATGGGCCCGGCCGGCCAACTCAGGAGCACAGGGATGAAAAGGACATCCACACTCCTGTGGCTCGATCTCAGGATCTGGCGGATTTCCATCCGCCTTCTCGTGACTCGGGCCTAGGAGGCGCCGGGGGGTGAGGTCAACACCTCCCGGCAGCCTCTTTCTACCCCAGCTCCCCCGAAATTGCAATCGCCTCCCCATCACGCCGCCCGCTTCGGAGAGGCCGGCGCGCTGCTCCCCGGCACCAGGTCGACCACCTTCAGGACCGTCCGGATGCGCTGCTTGGTGCCGTCCTGGAAAGCGATGGTGGTGTCCACGTCGATGCTGGGCCGGCCGGCATAGATCGCGTCGATGATCGTCCCGTACTTCTCCGCGATCACGCCGCGGCGCACCTTGCGGGTCCGGGTCAGCTCGCCGTCGTCGGCGTCCAGCTCCTTGTAGAGCAGCAGGAACTTTCGGATGCGCTGGGCGTCGGGAAGGGTCGCGTTGACCGTCTCGACCTCCCGCCGGATCATCTCGTAGACCTCCGGCCGGCCCGACAGGTCGGTGTATGTGGTGAAGGAGATGCGGTTCTTCTCCGCCCACTTGGACACGATCGGGAAGCGGATGCAGATCATCGCGGCGAGGTAGTCGCGCTGGTCGCCCAGGATCACCGCCTCGGCGACATAGGGGCTGAACTTCAGCTTGTTCTCGATGTATTGCGGCGAGAACCGGTCGCCCCGCCCGGTGGTGGCGATGTCCTTGATCCGGTCGATCACCACCAGGTGCCCGCGCTTGTCGAAATAGCCCGCGTCGCCGGTATGCATCCAGCCGTCGCGGATGTCCGCCGCCCCCGCCGCCTCGTTGCGGAAATAGCCCGCGAACATGTTGGGGTGCCGGGTCACGATCTCGCCGACGCCGTTGTGGTCGGGATTGTCGATCCGGACCTCGATGTCCTTGCCGAACGGCTTGCCGACGGTGTCGAAATCCACGTCGCCCTGGGCATGGATCGTATAGGCCCCCAGCGTCTCGGTCTGGCCGTAGAGCTGGCGCAGCGGCACGCCCATCGCCATGAAGAAGCGGAAGGTCTCCGGCCCCAGCGCCGCCCCGCCGGTCGCGGCGGAGCGCAGGTTGGAGAATCCCAGCCGGTCGCGCAGCGCGCGGAACAGCAGCAGCTCGGCCAGCCAGGACCGCCTGCCCTTGTCCAGCGCCTCCAGCCCCACCTTCATCCCGTACTCGTACAGGCGCCGCTTGAGCGGCGAGGCGTCCATGATCCGGGCGCGCACGTCGGCCGCGATCTGCTCCCACACGCGCGGGGCGAACAGCACGAAGGTCGGCCCGACCTCGCGGAAGTCGTGCATCATCGTCTCGGGTTCCTCGACGAAGTTCACGGTCATCCGGCTCAGCAGCGCCTTTCCCAGCACATAGACCTGCTCCATGATCCAGGGCAGCGGCAGCACCGAGACATACTCGTCGCGCGGCCCCTTGGAATCGACGCCCAGGTACGAGGCGCAGTGCCGGATCACGCGCCCCGCCGGAAGCATCGCCAGCTTGGGGTTGGCCGTCGTGCCCGAGGTGGTGCACAGCACCGCCACGTCCTCGCCCCGTCCCGCCGCCACCATCTCGTCGTACAGGCCGGGAAACTCCGACGCGACCGCGTCGCCGTGGTGCATCAGTTCGGTCACGGAAATCAGCCGCGGGTCGGAGTGCTTCCGCATGCCGCGCGGGTCGCTGTAGACGATCAGCTTCACGGTGGCGATCCGGTCGCCCAGCTCCAGCAGCTTGTCGACCTGCTCCTCGTCCTCGGCGAACATCACCTTGGCGTCGCTGTAGGTCACGAGGTACGCGATCTCCTCGTCCAGCGCGTCGCGGTACATGCCCAGGCTCATGGCGCCCACCGCATGGGCGGCGATCTCCGCGCAGACCCAGTCCGGCCGGTTGTCGCCGACGATCCCGACCACGTCGCCCCGGCCGACGCCGTAATGGTGCAGCCCCAGCGCGAAGGCCTTGACCCGCGCCTGGTACTGGCTCCAGCTCAGGCTGTGCCAGATCCCCAGTTCCTTGACCCGAAGCGCCACCTCGTCCGGGTGGTTGCGCGCATGGACCTGGAGCAGCTTGGGAAAGGTGTCGAACAGCGACAGGTCGGGCAGCCCGTTGACGGTTCCGGCGTCCATCACGCCACC contains:
- a CDS encoding branched-chain amino acid ABC transporter permease translates to MNWDLLFQLVVNGIIVGALYGVVAMSFVLIYKASQVVNFAQGEFLLIGAWACWWLLTTYQMPFVWGFLITLAFMMAFGVILQIVVLRPMIGEPIISVIMVTIGLSIFFQALMKWMFGVFAKPFPPIFETQSVSVFGLQVQTVYLMSLIISVIIMAGFGYFFKFSKMGLAMRATAFNQQVAQSLGISVRNVFALSWAISAMVSAVAGVVVGTVNGVSSALSFFGIKVFPAVILGGLDSIVGAVIGGLIVGLLENVAHFFDSQFLNWGNMYEIAPFYVLIIILMIKPYGLFGTKDIERV
- a CDS encoding long-chain fatty acid--CoA ligase, coding for MDAGTVNGLPDLSLFDTFPKLLQVHARNHPDEVALRVKELGIWHSLSWSQYQARVKAFALGLHHYGVGRGDVVGIVGDNRPDWVCAEIAAHAVGAMSLGMYRDALDEEIAYLVTYSDAKVMFAEDEEQVDKLLELGDRIATVKLIVYSDPRGMRKHSDPRLISVTELMHHGDAVASEFPGLYDEMVAAGRGEDVAVLCTTSGTTANPKLAMLPAGRVIRHCASYLGVDSKGPRDEYVSVLPLPWIMEQVYVLGKALLSRMTVNFVEEPETMMHDFREVGPTFVLFAPRVWEQIAADVRARIMDASPLKRRLYEYGMKVGLEALDKGRRSWLAELLLFRALRDRLGFSNLRSAATGGAALGPETFRFFMAMGVPLRQLYGQTETLGAYTIHAQGDVDFDTVGKPFGKDIEVRIDNPDHNGVGEIVTRHPNMFAGYFRNEAAGAADIRDGWMHTGDAGYFDKRGHLVVIDRIKDIATTGRGDRFSPQYIENKLKFSPYVAEAVILGDQRDYLAAMICIRFPIVSKWAEKNRISFTTYTDLSGRPEVYEMIRREVETVNATLPDAQRIRKFLLLYKELDADDGELTRTRKVRRGVIAEKYGTIIDAIYAGRPSIDVDTTIAFQDGTKQRIRTVLKVVDLVPGSSAPASPKRAA